A DNA window from Brassica napus cultivar Da-Ae chromosome A4, Da-Ae, whole genome shotgun sequence contains the following coding sequences:
- the LOC125608029 gene encoding stromal cell-derived factor 2-like protein: MALGFFCLALFLYLSLDPDSGYTSASAAASGKEGVEITYGSAIKLMHEKTKFRLHSHDVPYGSGSGQQSVTGFPGVTDSNSYWIVKPVPGTTFKQGDTIKNGATIRLQHMKTRKWLHSHLHASPISGNLEVSCFGDDSNSDTGDHWKLTIEGSGKIWKQDQRVRLQHIDTSGYLHSHDKKYQRIAGGQQEVCGIREKRADNVWLAAEGVYLPVNESSK; this comes from the exons ATGGCTCTGGGATTCTTCTGCCTCGCTCTCTTCCTCTACCTGAGCCTTGATCCCGATTCAGGCTACACCTCCGCTTCCGCCGCAGCTTCCGGTAAAGAAGGCGTCGAG ATAACTTATGGGAGTGCGATTAAGCTGATGCACGAGAAGACTAAGTTTCGTCTGCATTCGCACGATGTGCCTTATGGATCCGGCAGTGGTCAACAGTCTGTTACTGGCTTCCCTGGCGTCACTGATTCCAACAGCTACTGG ATTGTTAAACCTGTGCCTGGGACAACATTCAAGCAAGGTGATACCATCAAGAATGGAGCAACTATTAGATTGCAGCACATGAAGACCCGAAAATGGCTCCACAGTCACTTGCATGCATCCCCTATTTCAGGCAACTTAGAG GTTAGCTGCTTTGGGGATGATTCAAATTCCGATACTGGGGATCACTGGAA GCTTACAATCGAAGGTAgtggaaagatatggaaacaaGACCAAAGAGTCCGTCTTCAACACATTGACACTAGTGGCTACCTCCATAGCCACGACAAGAAGTACCAACGCATAGCCGGTGGTCAGCAAGAG GTCTGTGGAATCCGGGAGAAGCGGGCTGATAATGTTTGGTTGGCAGCAGAAGGAGTCTACCTTCCCGTTAATGAGAGTAGCAAGTAA